A window of the Cucurbita pepo subsp. pepo cultivar mu-cu-16 chromosome LG01, ASM280686v2, whole genome shotgun sequence genome harbors these coding sequences:
- the LOC111807546 gene encoding LIM domain-containing protein WLIM2b-like has protein sequence MSFIGTQQKCKACEKTVYPVDQLSADGVAFHKLCFKCSHCKGTLKLSNYSSMEGVLYCKPHFEQLFKETGNFSKNFLSPAKSADKPTPELTRSPSKAAGMFSGTQEKCATCGKTAYPLEKVTVESQAYHKSCFKCSHGGCSLSPSNYAALDGILYCKHHFSQLFKEKGSYNHLIKSASMKRQAAISDPDTSKVEL, from the exons ATGTCGTTTATTGGCACCCAACAGAAGTGCAAAGCTTGTGAGAAGACCGTGTACCCTGTAGATCAGTTATCGGCTGATGGAGTTGCTTTCCACAAGCTATGTTTCAAATGTAGCCATTGCAAAGGGACTCTTAAG CTGAGTAATTATTCTTCAATGGAAGGTGTTCTATACTGTAAGCCTCATTTTGAGCAGCTCTTCAAGGAAACTGGAAATTTCAGCAAGAACTTTCTATCTC CTGCAAAGTCCGCCGACAAGCCAACTCCAGAACTG ACTAGGTCACCAAGCAAAGCTGCCGGCATGTTTTCTGGGACACAAGAAAAATGTGCTACATGTGGAAAAACTGCATATCCTTTAGAGAAG GTGACAGTTGAGAGCCAAGCGTATCACAAGTCGTGTTTTAAGTGCTCACACGGTGGCTGTTCTTTATCTCCGTCAAACTATGCTGCACTTGATGGAATTTTGTACTGCAAACACCACTTCTCCCAGCTTTTCAAGGAAAAGGGAAGCTACAACCATCTGATCAAGTCTGCATCAATGAAACGTCAAGCAGCGATCTCCGATCCCGACACTTCAAAGGTCGAGTTATAA